The Solanum pennellii chromosome 4, SPENNV200 genomic interval CATTCAAACATTTTCCTATCTAACTCTTCTTAATTCCCCCCTCCCTCCCTCactatgggttcttgcattagtAAATGCAATCCCCAAAAAAATCGtcaagaagatgatgatgatcaaCATCATGAATGTGTTAAAGATAAACTTGTGATATCACAAGCTCCcgtatcaccaaaaattcatgttCCTTCTTCAACTATCCAACCACCTCGAAAACTTAtatcttcttctccttcttcgtcttcttcttcttgttcagTATCTCTTTCATCGATTTCTTCTACTGCAACAAATGTTACGTTATCTTCATCTTTGTCATCGTCATCTTCCTCCTCTTCCTCCTCTTATTTCAAGGATCGTTCTTTCTCGAATGATTTCTTGTTGTCTTGTGCACGAGAACATGACCATATACTTGACatcaagaaaaacaaagttaGTCATCAAAATACATCAACCATGTCTACAATTGACAAGAAATACACGCGATCaccatcattatcatcatcaaccACTTTGTCCAAACCACCAAGTCCTCGAAGAGAGTGCAATTCAACAACGACCCCTAAGAAAAGGCCACGTGCCAATTCACCAATCATGGTTAGACAAAAGAGTTTTAGAAAAGAAGATGATCAACAACTCATGATCAAAGGAGGTAACATTggtaataataatacttcaagtattACCTCCACCTATCATCATTTTCCTAGTACTAGAACAACCCTAAAATCGCCATCTCCAAGTCGAAGATTTCCTTCAAATTCGAATGGTGACATGAAGGAGAACTCATTTAGAAAATCAATAGCTTCAAAAGGTAACAATGGAAGTGTTATATCAAGATCATCATCTCTAAGAAGAGATCAGAATCATTTGACTccaaaaaatgaaggaaaaatgAGAAATAATGTTTTTCCAATTTCTCCAAAGATTGATGAAATGGAAATTGGAGAAGA includes:
- the LOC107017164 gene encoding uncharacterized protein DDB_G0271670, producing MGSCISKCNPQKNRQEDDDDQHHECVKDKLVISQAPVSPKIHVPSSTIQPPRKLISSSPSSSSSSCSVSLSSISSTATNVTLSSSLSSSSSSSSSSYFKDRSFSNDFLLSCAREHDHILDIKKNKVSHQNTSTMSTIDKKYTRSPSLSSSTTLSKPPSPRRECNSTTTPKKRPRANSPIMVRQKSFRKEDDQQLMIKGGNIGNNNTSSITSTYHHFPSTRTTLKSPSPSRRFPSNSNGDMKENSFRKSIASKGNNGSVISRSSSLRRDQNHLTPKNEGKMRNNVFPISPKIDEMEIGEEVKSNDQDFDSLLMEDINNPLIALDCFIFL